The following proteins are encoded in a genomic region of Candidatus Manganitrophaceae bacterium:
- a CDS encoding DUF4091 domain-containing protein — GRPKNIVIYREHYISIVSTKLSSSEAKPGLWPDGLVPKVDEYFGEVRRMPGETVAAFPFNVASGRKQGVWVDVYVPQGTPAGLYKGTAQVTIGSTVATKIPVQLTVRNFDLPSVPTLKTAYSVGLGETAYGHYGTQAITDAKYWEIICLYTKEMLLHKISNENSIWPTPPWNSNTGSITWTLPAISTSCNQRYPQFLTGGDPNLLPNGKLPGTKLTRARMRDGTGLSSTDVRSVAYYRSYTQHIADMGWKSQLFYYLWDEPPYPSLSNTVRSCSRNYVGVTNHVWPDLYQKAKYFSDNAIDIPIMLTTTRQATEECFTNYLGVPNYTKYIDIWTVPNRLMHGRPKDPWPFNTNLRKSYDSIIAAGKQLWWYQGCGNHGCGGSEVGPPTPMVDLPAVYSRAFQWLTYNYQVDYAVPGPTTELYYEAVYAYNIPGNDPWKNLWYFTGNGDGTLLYPGRPDKIGGTHHIPIASIRLKLIREGIEDFEYLSLVAAKKDQAGLDGQAWVKANILDPYVAIVDPADGVRKLTPFAWNKSAGSTTSSTGILRAREELAKVLSSTSSSSPPVSATSISASDSFDRANSSSLGENWNVYTPAYQIYNNQVRNTDTASQEAQRLSIIGANQDVAASCKVAASGNSCGVIARWSNANNFYYVRLDPGLGNIALFKKVNGVYTQIATAARAMAYNTYYRLRLVVKGSSLTVYFANESTIAIAATDVALSAGNYAGLRSYTSAAFTTYFDNFKAATP; from the coding sequence GGCCGGCCGAAGAATATCGTGATCTATCGGGAGCATTATATTTCGATCGTCTCCACCAAGCTCTCTTCCTCGGAGGCGAAGCCGGGGCTCTGGCCGGACGGACTGGTGCCCAAAGTCGATGAGTACTTTGGCGAAGTTCGCCGGATGCCGGGGGAGACGGTCGCGGCCTTTCCCTTTAATGTCGCCTCGGGTCGAAAACAGGGGGTGTGGGTCGATGTCTATGTGCCGCAGGGAACCCCTGCCGGCCTCTATAAAGGAACGGCGCAGGTCACCATCGGATCAACGGTCGCCACCAAGATCCCCGTTCAGCTGACTGTTCGCAATTTTGATCTCCCCTCGGTTCCCACTCTCAAGACCGCTTATTCGGTCGGCTTGGGAGAGACCGCCTATGGCCATTACGGGACACAAGCCATCACCGATGCCAAGTATTGGGAGATCATCTGTCTTTATACCAAAGAGATGCTGCTGCATAAGATTTCGAATGAAAACAGCATTTGGCCAACGCCGCCCTGGAACAGCAACACCGGGTCGATCACCTGGACCCTTCCGGCCATCTCGACCAGCTGCAATCAACGTTATCCGCAGTTTCTCACCGGAGGAGATCCCAACCTGCTTCCAAACGGAAAGCTTCCCGGGACAAAGCTCACCCGCGCCCGGATGCGGGATGGGACGGGGTTGAGCTCAACCGATGTTCGGTCGGTCGCTTATTACCGCAGTTACACCCAGCACATTGCCGACATGGGGTGGAAATCGCAGCTCTTTTATTATCTCTGGGATGAGCCCCCCTATCCTTCTCTCTCCAATACAGTCCGATCTTGCAGCCGGAACTATGTCGGGGTGACCAATCACGTTTGGCCCGATCTCTACCAAAAAGCGAAATATTTTTCAGACAACGCGATCGACATCCCTATTATGCTGACGACCACGCGCCAGGCGACCGAAGAGTGTTTTACAAACTATCTGGGCGTTCCCAATTACACTAAATATATTGATATCTGGACCGTTCCGAATCGCTTAATGCACGGCCGGCCGAAAGATCCCTGGCCGTTTAATACCAACCTGCGGAAGAGCTACGACTCGATCATTGCCGCGGGAAAACAGCTCTGGTGGTATCAGGGCTGCGGCAATCACGGCTGCGGCGGGTCGGAGGTGGGACCTCCCACGCCGATGGTCGATCTGCCGGCGGTCTATAGCCGCGCTTTTCAATGGTTGACCTATAACTATCAGGTCGACTATGCCGTCCCCGGTCCGACGACCGAGCTCTACTACGAGGCGGTCTACGCCTACAATATCCCGGGGAATGACCCCTGGAAGAATCTCTGGTATTTCACCGGGAACGGAGACGGCACCCTCCTCTATCCCGGCCGTCCCGACAAGATCGGCGGAACCCACCATATCCCGATTGCCAGCATCCGGCTGAAGCTGATTCGAGAAGGAATTGAGGATTTTGAATACCTCTCCTTGGTGGCGGCGAAGAAGGATCAGGCGGGATTGGACGGCCAGGCGTGGGTCAAGGCAAACATTCTGGATCCTTACGTGGCGATCGTCGATCCGGCGGACGGGGTCAGAAAATTAACCCCTTTTGCCTGGAATAAAAGTGCGGGAAGCACCACCTCCAGCACCGGGATCCTTCGCGCGCGAGAGGAGTTGGCAAAAGTGCTCTCTTCCACATCCTCCTCGTCTCCGCCTGTTTCTGCCACCAGCATTTCAGCGAGCGATTCATTCGACCGGGCAAATAGCAGCAGCCTGGGGGAAAACTGGAATGTTTATACCCCCGCGTATCAAATCTATAACAATCAGGTCCGAAACACTGACACCGCCAGTCAAGAGGCACAACGGCTATCCATCATCGGCGCCAATCAAGACGTCGCTGCCTCTTGCAAAGTGGCCGCCAGCGGCAATAGTTGCGGGGTGATCGCCCGTTGGTCGAACGCCAACAATTTCTATTATGTCCGGCTCGACCCGGGTCTCGGAAACATCGCTCTCTTCAAGAAGGTCAATGGGGTCTATACGCAAATAGCCACTGCGGCCCGGGCGATGGCCTATAATACCTACTATCGGCTTCGTCTGGTGGTCAAGGGGAGCAGTCTGACCGTTTATTTCGCCAATGAGTCGACCATCGCCATCGCCGCAACGGATGTCGCATTGTCTGCCGGCAATTATGCCGGGCTTCGCTCCTATACGTCGGCCGCATTCACGACCTACTTTGACAATTTCAAAGCCGCCACTCCGTAA
- a CDS encoding carboxypeptidase regulatory-like domain-containing protein yields the protein MSKFGRLFGTTMMLGLLSTTLAFAEYAEAPVADGGSITGKVTLKGNPPPPQSFSFEKFPQPKYCSQADSDGKGNRVRQDVKVKGGGLSDAVVFIEKIEKGKPFKFEGTQVKAHFCEFLVQGGPSQSVGVVMKGKDISFTNEDADPSEEKSKEGVLHNPHGYEMKGSQSTTLFNKPLPKKGQTIKETIKPIAFKKEDSFMKVECDQHNYMNVWFLPVASPYYAIVNEDGTFSIDDVPPGEYELKAFHPSLGFVEQKGIKVAAKGKATANFEFTGK from the coding sequence ATGAGTAAGTTTGGCAGGTTGTTTGGAACGACAATGATGTTGGGTTTGTTGTCGACGACGCTGGCCTTTGCGGAATACGCAGAAGCGCCGGTGGCCGACGGAGGATCCATCACCGGCAAAGTGACCTTAAAGGGGAATCCTCCTCCTCCCCAAAGCTTTTCTTTTGAGAAGTTTCCGCAACCGAAGTATTGCAGCCAGGCTGATTCGGATGGCAAGGGAAACCGAGTCCGTCAGGATGTCAAGGTAAAGGGTGGCGGGTTGTCGGATGCAGTCGTTTTCATCGAGAAGATTGAAAAAGGAAAGCCCTTCAAGTTCGAGGGAACCCAGGTGAAGGCACATTTCTGTGAATTCCTCGTCCAGGGCGGCCCCTCCCAGTCGGTCGGTGTCGTTATGAAGGGAAAAGACATCAGCTTCACGAATGAAGATGCCGATCCGAGCGAGGAGAAGTCGAAGGAAGGGGTTCTCCATAATCCCCACGGCTATGAGATGAAAGGATCCCAGAGCACGACCCTCTTCAACAAGCCGCTTCCTAAGAAAGGCCAAACGATCAAAGAGACGATCAAGCCGATTGCTTTCAAGAAAGAAGATTCTTTCATGAAGGTCGAGTGTGATCAGCACAATTACATGAACGTCTGGTTCCTCCCGGTTGCCAGCCCCTATTATGCGATCGTCAACGAGGATGGAACATTCTCGATCGACGATGTTCCTCCCGGCGAATACGAACTGAAGGCGTTCCACCCGTCCCTCGGCTTCGTTGAGCAGAAGGGGATTAAAGTCGCAGCGAAGGGAAAAGCGACGGCAAATTTTGAGTTTACCGGAAAGTAA
- the arsS gene encoding arsenosugar biosynthesis radical SAM protein ArsS (Some members of this family are selenoproteins.), protein MAETKLSLKARRSPLTSEREQIRILSRTDRCSPFEERMRQAGFDPLYATGISVFQMNLGKLCNQTCRHCHVDAAPDRREVMTQETAARCIEALAQTDIPTVDITGGAPELNPQFRWIVAQARALGRQVIDRCNLSVLLLPSQSDLAPFLAGHRVEIIASLPYYRSAQTDAQRGEGIFEKSIAALRLLNQIGYGVEGSGLILNLVHNPVGAFLPPKQKAIEGQFRRELEHRYGIVFNHLYTITNMPISRFLEFLIETGNLESYMERLVNAFNPAAAAGVMCRYTLSVGWDGTLYDCDFNQMLNLPVSDLTPRHISDFNPAALVHRRIVTGNHCYGCTAGAGSSCGGAVT, encoded by the coding sequence ATGGCTGAAACAAAACTCAGCCTGAAGGCCCGTCGCAGTCCGCTCACATCGGAACGCGAGCAGATTCGAATTCTCTCCCGTACCGACAGGTGCTCCCCTTTCGAGGAGCGGATGCGGCAGGCCGGGTTCGACCCGCTCTATGCAACCGGCATTTCGGTTTTCCAGATGAATCTCGGAAAACTCTGCAACCAGACCTGTCGTCATTGTCACGTCGATGCCGCCCCCGATCGCCGAGAGGTGATGACCCAGGAGACGGCGGCGCGTTGTATCGAAGCGCTGGCGCAGACCGACATCCCGACGGTCGATATCACCGGCGGCGCCCCCGAGTTGAACCCGCAGTTCCGGTGGATTGTGGCACAGGCGCGTGCGCTGGGCCGACAGGTCATCGACCGATGCAATCTCAGCGTGCTGCTTTTGCCGTCCCAATCCGATCTCGCTCCCTTCTTGGCCGGCCATCGGGTCGAGATCATCGCCTCTCTTCCTTATTATCGTTCCGCACAGACCGACGCGCAGCGGGGAGAGGGGATCTTCGAAAAGTCGATTGCCGCCCTCCGGCTTCTTAATCAGATCGGCTACGGGGTCGAAGGAAGCGGCCTGATTTTAAATCTGGTCCACAATCCGGTCGGCGCATTTCTTCCACCGAAACAAAAAGCGATCGAGGGACAATTTCGCAGGGAGCTGGAGCACCGATATGGCATCGTCTTTAATCACCTTTATACAATCACCAACATGCCGATCAGCCGCTTTCTCGAATTTTTAATTGAAACGGGGAACCTGGAGAGTTATATGGAGCGGTTGGTCAACGCCTTCAATCCGGCCGCCGCTGCCGGGGTGATGTGCCGCTATACCCTCTCCGTCGGCTGGGACGGCACCTTGTACGATTGCGACTTCAATCAAATGCTCAATCTACCGGTGAGCGATCTGACACCCCGACATATCTCCGATTTTAATCCGGCCGCCCTTGTTCATCGCCGCATCGTCACCGGAAACCATTGCTACGGCTGTACGGCCGGGGCCGGCTCCTCTTGCGGCGGAGCGGTGACCTAA
- a CDS encoding carboxymuconolactone decarboxylase family protein — MESYYHPGDLGKFAEMGKGNKELWEKFIGYYNAVFAEGALTEREKALIALAVSHAVQCPYCIDAYTQACLEKGSNVEEMTEAVHVACAIRGGASLVHGLQMRNVAHKLSM; from the coding sequence ATGGAGAGCTATTACCATCCGGGGGATCTCGGGAAGTTTGCGGAGATGGGAAAAGGAAACAAAGAGCTCTGGGAGAAGTTCATCGGCTATTACAACGCCGTCTTCGCCGAGGGGGCGCTGACCGAGCGGGAGAAGGCGCTGATTGCGCTGGCGGTCTCCCACGCCGTGCAGTGCCCCTACTGTATCGACGCTTACACACAGGCCTGCCTTGAGAAAGGCTCCAATGTCGAGGAGATGACCGAGGCGGTCCATGTCGCCTGCGCCATCCGCGGCGGGGCCTCATTGGTCCACGGCCTCCAGATGCGGAATGTGGCTCACAAGTTGTCGATGTAG
- a CDS encoding sigma-70 family RNA polymerase sigma factor, whose product MNTESAMNRLPERAASSSDPEKWVDLHGNILYRFALLRLRDPKLAEDVVQETLLSALQARDRFLGESSERSWLIGILKHKIIDHFRKSSREMPIEDATQFEAEMEGVFDEQGHWKRDETGPAEWAADPGVLFERKEFWVALDGCLSKLPARMAHVFSLREIDDISSAQICDTLKISTSNLWVLLHRARMQLRKCLEVHFFGRNSVESK is encoded by the coding sequence TTGAATACTGAAAGCGCCATGAATCGACTGCCGGAGCGGGCGGCGTCGTCCTCCGACCCGGAAAAATGGGTCGACCTGCACGGAAATATCCTCTATCGCTTCGCGCTCCTTCGGCTGCGTGATCCAAAGCTTGCCGAGGATGTCGTCCAGGAGACGCTCCTCTCGGCCCTGCAGGCCCGGGATCGTTTTTTGGGCGAATCGTCCGAGCGAAGCTGGCTCATCGGCATCCTCAAGCACAAGATCATCGACCATTTCCGGAAGAGCAGCCGGGAAATGCCGATTGAGGATGCGACGCAATTCGAAGCGGAAATGGAAGGGGTCTTCGACGAGCAGGGACATTGGAAACGGGATGAGACCGGCCCGGCCGAATGGGCGGCCGATCCCGGGGTCCTCTTTGAGCGAAAGGAGTTTTGGGTCGCGCTCGACGGCTGTCTCTCAAAACTGCCTGCGCGAATGGCCCATGTTTTCTCGCTTCGGGAGATCGACGACATCAGCAGTGCCCAGATCTGCGACACCTTGAAGATCTCCACCTCGAATCTCTGGGTCTTACTCCATCGCGCCCGAATGCAGTTGAGGAAGTGCCTTGAAGTTCACTTCTTCGGGAGAAATTCGGTAGAGAGCAAGTGA
- a CDS encoding C2H2-type zinc finger protein, whose amino-acid sequence MEGYKCQVCGKILASQQDLLSHELEHAPRFECAVCGEVFRSKEEAYTHEVGRHGRPPATDPVPAPRRS is encoded by the coding sequence ATGGAGGGTTATAAGTGTCAGGTCTGTGGAAAAATATTAGCAAGCCAACAAGATCTTCTATCCCATGAGCTAGAGCATGCCCCTCGTTTTGAATGCGCTGTTTGTGGAGAGGTATTTAGATCCAAGGAAGAGGCCTACACACATGAGGTTGGCCGACATGGCCGGCCTCCGGCCACCGATCCGGTGCCGGCACCCCGGCGCAGCTAA
- a CDS encoding RecQ family zinc-binding domain-containing protein — protein sequence MVPAGAAGENLFFEVFRTVNDAAKRQLLLQLLREEKGTGLIYVTTAKQAEELYRWLLSAGVSSALYCEKGKAAQREGAQRQFMDNLFQVMVTTPPFGMKIDRPDLRFVVHYTFPDSLERYYEAAGRVGRDRYPARAILLCSRLEDRRIQSASLAERFPHREESLRFYEILSEFSEDVEPGEGVSLTSLIAASGLAERRVKVVAAQLDEAGIVKRKRQRIHQLREFKDRAELETFLIDYERQHRSDQERLQGVLRYIQTTMCRLRYLRNFFGETVEQNCGRCDNCRRAADRSALRSTSKAPLRRRTASSSPRPFRKGEMVSHPTFGEGEVMEGEGEKTTVAFVRGGMKKVLSSYLQKLKTGSLQRLAGSDLGKKG from the coding sequence ATGGTCCCTGCCGGTGCGGCAGGCGAAAATCTCTTTTTCGAGGTTTTTCGAACGGTGAACGATGCGGCCAAGCGGCAGCTTCTGCTGCAGCTGCTTCGGGAAGAGAAGGGGACCGGCCTGATTTATGTGACGACGGCAAAACAGGCCGAAGAGCTCTATCGATGGCTTTTGTCGGCGGGGGTGAGTTCCGCTCTCTATTGTGAAAAGGGAAAAGCCGCGCAGCGTGAGGGGGCCCAACGCCAATTTATGGACAATCTGTTTCAGGTCATGGTGACGACCCCTCCTTTCGGGATGAAGATTGATCGGCCGGATCTTCGTTTCGTCGTCCATTACACCTTTCCCGACTCGCTCGAGCGCTATTATGAAGCGGCAGGGCGCGTGGGACGAGATCGGTATCCGGCGCGGGCGATCCTTCTCTGCAGCCGGCTGGAAGACCGGCGGATTCAATCCGCTTCTCTGGCGGAGCGGTTTCCCCACCGGGAGGAGTCGCTTCGATTCTATGAGATTCTCAGTGAGTTCTCCGAAGATGTGGAGCCGGGGGAAGGGGTCTCTTTGACCTCATTAATCGCCGCTTCGGGATTGGCGGAGCGCCGGGTCAAGGTGGTGGCTGCTCAATTGGATGAGGCCGGGATCGTTAAGCGAAAGCGGCAGCGGATTCATCAGCTGCGCGAGTTTAAAGACCGCGCCGAATTGGAAACCTTCTTGATCGACTACGAGCGACAGCACAGGAGCGACCAGGAACGTCTTCAGGGGGTGCTCCGCTACATCCAGACGACCATGTGTCGGCTCCGGTATTTGAGGAATTTTTTCGGTGAGACGGTCGAGCAAAACTGCGGTCGCTGCGACAACTGCCGGCGTGCCGCCGATCGGTCCGCACTTCGGTCGACCTCAAAGGCGCCCCTCCGAAGGCGAACCGCTTCCTCGTCTCCGCGTCCGTTCCGAAAGGGGGAGATGGTCAGCCATCCGACCTTTGGAGAAGGAGAGGTGATGGAGGGGGAGGGAGAGAAAACGACGGTCGCATTCGTCCGAGGCGGAATGAAGAAGGTGCTCTCCTCTTATCTTCAAAAACTAAAAACCGGGTCGCTTCAACGCCTTGCCGGGAGCGATTTGGGGAAAAAGGGATGA
- a CDS encoding TVP38/TMEM64 family protein, with protein MVKSNQRRAILFLLVFLSLVAAVRLGGVGDLLDQERLRSGIERWGAWGPLLYIAIFAIAPVLFLPGLPLTVAGGLAFGPVWGTVYASIGSTLGAGLAFLVARYFARGAVSEMLGERWKKIDQGVSERGWLFVAITRLIPLFPFNLLNYAFGLTKIPFPIYLFTSWLFMLPGTAAYVLFSSSLLGLLKGEFSPLFLIGLFLLVLVFSMPFFYRRGKGTSPNIEK; from the coding sequence ATGGTGAAGTCGAACCAGAGGCGCGCGATCCTCTTTCTCCTGGTGTTTCTCTCCCTTGTTGCGGCGGTTCGCCTCGGAGGGGTGGGCGACCTTCTCGATCAGGAGCGACTCCGGAGCGGAATCGAACGGTGGGGAGCCTGGGGGCCGCTGCTCTACATCGCGATCTTCGCGATCGCTCCGGTCCTTTTTCTGCCGGGTCTTCCGTTGACGGTCGCAGGAGGCTTGGCCTTCGGACCGGTCTGGGGGACCGTTTACGCGTCGATCGGCTCCACCCTGGGGGCCGGACTGGCCTTCCTCGTCGCCCGCTACTTCGCACGCGGGGCGGTCTCGGAGATGCTCGGAGAGCGGTGGAAGAAGATCGATCAAGGGGTTTCCGAGCGGGGGTGGCTTTTTGTGGCGATCACACGGTTGATCCCGCTTTTTCCATTCAACCTCCTCAACTATGCTTTTGGGCTGACGAAGATTCCGTTTCCGATCTATCTATTTACCTCTTGGCTCTTCATGCTTCCGGGGACGGCGGCCTATGTGCTCTTCTCCAGCTCCCTTCTCGGTCTGCTGAAAGGAGAATTCTCCCCCCTCTTTTTAATCGGGCTCTTTCTCCTCGTGCTGGTTTTCTCGATGCCGTTCTTTTATCGAAGAGGGAAGGGGACTTCGCCGAATATTGAAAAGTGA
- a CDS encoding mercuric reductase: protein MFPDDEYNRQLLANVHPPGWINPEPRGRYHLVIIGAGTAGLVTAAIASALGAKVALIERHLMGGDCLNVGCVPSKALLRAARAWAEIGRAEAFGAASLAGVKHDFGAVMARMRQLRAQISPNDSAKRFTEKGVDVFIGEGRFVAPDAVEVDGRRLSFSKGVLCTGAHAVLPPIPGLAEAGILTNETVFSLTELPQRMAVLGAGPIGCELAQAFARFGSRVTLFEKQRQLLPREEADAARILLARMEREGVTVRFQADLLRAEGQGGEKVLHYRAAGEEKRWVGDAILAAAGRRPNVDRLGLEGAGIAYDTEQGVQVNDRLQTTHPKIFAAGDVCSPQRFTHAADAMAQIVVQNALFPHPFGLGYAGTGSLIIPWCTYTDPEVAHVGLYEAEAEAKGIEVESHTVSLREVDRAILDGEEEGFARVHLKKGTDRILGATVVASHAGDLISQFALAMTAGIGLGKIARTIYPYPTQAEVIKKVAVAWRKGALTGGKKKILRRWFDWNR from the coding sequence ATGTTCCCCGATGATGAGTACAACCGTCAGCTCCTCGCCAACGTCCATCCGCCGGGATGGATCAATCCGGAGCCGCGCGGCCGATATCATCTGGTCATCATCGGGGCCGGCACCGCCGGTCTGGTCACCGCCGCGATCGCGTCGGCGCTGGGAGCGAAGGTTGCCCTGATCGAGCGTCATCTGATGGGGGGCGACTGTCTCAACGTCGGTTGCGTCCCCTCCAAGGCGCTCCTCCGCGCCGCCCGCGCCTGGGCCGAAATCGGCCGGGCCGAAGCGTTCGGCGCGGCGAGTCTCGCCGGGGTGAAACATGATTTCGGCGCGGTGATGGCCCGGATGCGACAGCTGCGGGCGCAGATCAGCCCCAACGATTCGGCGAAGCGGTTTACAGAAAAGGGGGTCGATGTTTTCATCGGAGAAGGCCGGTTCGTCGCGCCCGATGCGGTCGAGGTGGACGGCCGGCGGCTCTCCTTCTCGAAAGGGGTCCTCTGCACCGGCGCCCACGCCGTCCTCCCGCCGATCCCCGGGCTGGCGGAGGCGGGGATTCTCACGAACGAAACGGTCTTCAGCCTGACCGAGCTCCCGCAGCGGATGGCGGTCCTCGGTGCGGGGCCGATCGGCTGTGAGCTGGCGCAGGCGTTCGCCCGCTTCGGCAGCCGCGTCACCCTCTTTGAGAAACAGCGGCAGCTTCTTCCCCGCGAAGAGGCAGACGCCGCCCGGATTCTTCTGGCGCGGATGGAGCGAGAAGGGGTGACGGTCCGCTTCCAGGCCGATCTTCTCCGAGCGGAAGGGCAAGGGGGTGAAAAGGTGCTTCACTATCGGGCGGCCGGGGAGGAGAAGCGCTGGGTGGGGGATGCGATTCTGGCCGCCGCCGGCCGGAGGCCGAATGTCGATCGGCTGGGGCTGGAGGGGGCGGGGATCGCGTATGACACCGAGCAGGGGGTCCAGGTCAATGACCGCCTTCAGACGACTCATCCAAAAATCTTCGCGGCGGGAGATGTCTGCTCTCCGCAACGGTTCACGCATGCCGCCGACGCGATGGCGCAGATCGTGGTCCAGAACGCCCTCTTCCCCCATCCGTTCGGGCTCGGCTATGCCGGCACCGGATCGCTGATCATTCCCTGGTGCACTTATACCGATCCGGAGGTGGCTCACGTCGGACTGTATGAAGCCGAAGCCGAGGCAAAAGGAATCGAGGTCGAAAGCCATACCGTTTCACTCCGTGAAGTAGACCGCGCGATTCTCGACGGGGAAGAAGAGGGGTTCGCGCGCGTTCACTTGAAAAAAGGAACGGACCGGATTCTCGGCGCCACGGTTGTCGCCTCTCACGCCGGCGACCTGATCTCTCAGTTCGCGCTGGCGATGACGGCGGGGATCGGACTGGGGAAGATCGCCCGGACGATCTATCCCTATCCGACCCAGGCGGAGGTCATCAAGAAGGTGGCCGTCGCCTGGCGAAAGGGAGCGCTGACCGGAGGAAAGAAAAAAATCCTCCGCCGCTGGTTTGACTGGAATCGTTAG
- a CDS encoding NAD(P)/FAD-dependent oxidoreductase, with protein MERYSLLVLGAGSAGLYGALKAAELGARVALVEGADLGGTCPNRGCLPTKHLVTAAERYYYGQLRSFRGVKPRRSRLNFTALMSEKNAVVQYAREEKERMVSDHPNITLIRGRGRLISGEAVDVNGTVLSAEKILLATGSSPILPPIPGLAERGPLNSDRVQSLTRRPQRLIVIGGGEIGLEYGQLFLHLGTEVVLLEKEDRILPREEPEISAALRRYLEEEGMEIHTGVEPEQVESLPNRRGHRVTARKGMERVAFESPALFVAIGRRPNTDSLGWEKIGLKRTENDGIETTPYFQTSIPTLFAAGDIRGHRRMLASIADREGELAAENALTGSRHTMEYLGIAYAILTSPQVASVGLKEAEARAAGHAVKQVDLSLPEELPKATADRGWVKLVVEEGSHRILGVHLLAAKAAEAIHEAIFIVKSKLTVEEVCRTVHVYPTVAEAILRAAEAYPMVV; from the coding sequence ATGGAGCGATATTCTCTTTTGGTTCTCGGGGCCGGCTCGGCGGGACTCTATGGTGCCCTCAAAGCGGCGGAACTCGGCGCACGCGTCGCGCTGGTGGAGGGGGCCGACCTCGGCGGCACCTGTCCCAACCGCGGCTGCCTTCCGACCAAGCACCTCGTCACGGCCGCGGAGCGCTATTACTATGGCCAGCTCCGTTCCTTCCGCGGCGTGAAGCCCCGCCGAAGTCGGTTAAATTTTACCGCCTTGATGTCGGAGAAAAATGCGGTGGTCCAATATGCGCGCGAAGAAAAGGAGCGGATGGTGTCGGACCATCCGAACATCACCTTGATTCGGGGAAGAGGTCGGCTTATCTCCGGCGAGGCGGTCGATGTGAACGGAACGGTTCTCTCCGCCGAGAAGATTCTTCTGGCCACCGGCTCCTCTCCGATCCTCCCGCCGATTCCGGGGCTCGCGGAACGCGGTCCGCTCAACAGCGACCGGGTCCAGTCGCTCACCCGCCGGCCGCAGCGATTGATCGTGATCGGCGGCGGGGAGATCGGTCTGGAGTATGGCCAGCTTTTTCTCCACCTCGGCACCGAGGTCGTCCTCCTCGAAAAAGAAGATCGGATTTTGCCGCGCGAGGAGCCGGAGATTTCAGCAGCGCTCCGGCGTTACCTTGAAGAAGAGGGGATGGAGATCCACACCGGCGTCGAGCCGGAGCAGGTCGAGTCGCTCCCGAACCGCCGGGGCCATCGGGTGACGGCTCGAAAGGGAATGGAACGGGTGGCTTTCGAATCGCCGGCCCTTTTTGTCGCCATCGGACGGCGTCCGAACACCGATTCTCTCGGATGGGAGAAGATCGGGCTGAAACGAACCGAGAACGACGGGATTGAGACGACCCCTTATTTTCAAACATCGATTCCGACGCTCTTTGCTGCCGGGGATATCCGGGGGCACCGGCGAATGCTCGCCAGCATTGCCGACCGGGAAGGGGAGCTCGCCGCGGAGAATGCGCTGACGGGGAGCCGACATACGATGGAGTATCTCGGGATTGCTTATGCCATCCTGACCTCTCCCCAAGTCGCGAGCGTCGGCCTCAAAGAGGCGGAGGCGCGTGCGGCGGGCCATGCGGTGAAGCAGGTCGATCTCTCCCTTCCGGAGGAGCTCCCGAAAGCGACCGCCGACCGGGGTTGGGTGAAGCTGGTGGTGGAGGAGGGGAGTCACCGGATCCTCGGTGTTCACCTCCTCGCGGCGAAGGCGGCCGAGGCGATTCATGAGGCGATCTTCATCGTCAAGAGCAAGCTGACGGTCGAGGAGGTCTGCCGGACCGTCCATGTCTATCCGACCGTCGCCGAGGCGATCCTCCGCGCCGCAGAGGCATATCCCATGGTGGTATAG